The following are encoded in a window of Herpetosiphonaceae bacterium genomic DNA:
- a CDS encoding glycosyltransferase family 2 protein, with amino-acid sequence MFLSIVIIARDEERYIGGALESAVPIADELLVVLDPRTTDRTAEIARQWGATVVEHRFESFPRQRNAALARSGGEWVLFLDADERLTPDLTGELHDFRRQGQHEHVGYWLPRHNRYFGRWLKGGGWYPDRQLRLLRRGHARYDETRLVHELVQLDGSTGDLHGHLLHINIETWPELHTKQRRYALAEAQTLALAGVRAKWRNLLLQPLREVKRRFVTWHGYRDGGLGLVLALTMGYYELVKYIHLKGLERCR; translated from the coding sequence ATGTTTCTTTCGATTGTGATTATAGCCCGCGACGAAGAGCGCTACATCGGCGGGGCGCTCGAATCGGCGGTACCGATCGCCGACGAGCTGCTGGTGGTGCTCGATCCGCGCACCACCGATCGCACGGCTGAGATCGCGCGGCAGTGGGGCGCGACCGTCGTGGAGCATCGGTTTGAGTCGTTTCCCAGGCAGCGCAACGCGGCGCTGGCTCGCTCTGGCGGCGAGTGGGTGCTGTTTCTGGATGCCGACGAGCGTCTTACGCCCGATCTGACCGGCGAGCTGCACGATTTCCGCAGGCAGGGGCAGCATGAGCATGTCGGCTACTGGCTGCCGCGCCACAATCGCTACTTCGGGCGCTGGCTCAAGGGCGGCGGCTGGTATCCCGATCGGCAACTGCGGCTGCTGCGGCGCGGCCACGCCCGCTACGACGAGACGCGGCTGGTGCATGAGCTGGTGCAGCTCGACGGTTCTACCGGCGACCTCCACGGGCATCTGCTACATATCAACATCGAGACATGGCCTGAGCTGCATACCAAGCAGCGGCGCTACGCGCTGGCCGAGGCTCAGACGCTCGCGCTGGCGGGCGTGCGCGCCAAATGGCGCAACCTGCTGCTTCAGCCGCTCCGTGAGGTCAAGCGCCGCTTCGTCACCTGGCACGGCTACCGTGACGGCGGCCTGGGTCTGGTGCTGGCGCTGACGATGGGCTATTATGAGCTGGTCAAGTATATTCACCTCAAAGGCTTGGAGCGGTGCAGGTGA
- a CDS encoding glycosyltransferase family 2 protein: MSDCDLAILIVSYNVRDLLRRCLRSIDESTASAPLRCRTIVVDNASGDESAAMVRAEFPHVELIALPSNLGFAGGNNVGLRNVLGADLQALAAAPRAILLLNPDTEVVGDALRAMLRYLDAHSHVAVVGPQLRYGDGSIQSSRRRFPTIGTLFWESTLLEQWRPRNRWAMRYRYGDQPTNEPQPVDWLVGAALMVRPTTIARAGLLDTAFFMYSEELEWQSRISAAQPGPHTIIYLPNAVIVHHEGKSSEQNLARRHINFNRSKLRYARMRWGRLVAWPLRVFLLATYIIQLMIEAGKWLVGHKRVLRRQRIAQYSSILRSGL, encoded by the coding sequence GTGAGCGATTGTGATCTGGCGATTCTGATCGTCTCGTACAATGTGCGCGATCTGCTGCGCCGCTGCCTGCGCTCGATCGACGAATCCACCGCTTCCGCCCCTCTCCGCTGCCGGACGATCGTGGTGGATAATGCATCGGGCGACGAGTCAGCGGCGATGGTCCGCGCTGAGTTTCCGCATGTCGAGCTGATCGCGCTGCCGAGCAATCTGGGCTTTGCCGGAGGAAACAATGTCGGCCTGCGCAACGTGCTGGGCGCGGATCTGCAAGCGCTGGCCGCAGCGCCGCGCGCAATCCTGCTGCTCAATCCCGATACCGAGGTTGTCGGCGATGCGCTGCGCGCGATGCTGCGCTACCTCGACGCGCATTCCCATGTAGCGGTGGTCGGGCCGCAGCTTCGCTATGGCGACGGCTCGATCCAGTCGTCGCGGCGGCGCTTCCCGACGATCGGTACGCTGTTTTGGGAGAGCACGCTGCTGGAGCAGTGGAGGCCGCGCAACCGCTGGGCTATGCGCTACCGCTACGGCGATCAGCCCACGAATGAGCCGCAGCCCGTAGACTGGCTGGTCGGCGCGGCGCTGATGGTCCGTCCAACGACGATCGCGCGGGCCGGGCTGCTCGACACGGCCTTTTTCATGTACTCCGAGGAGCTGGAATGGCAATCGCGGATCAGCGCCGCGCAGCCTGGGCCGCATACAATCATCTACCTGCCGAACGCGGTGATCGTGCATCACGAGGGCAAAAGCAGCGAGCAAAACCTGGCGCGGCGGCATATCAACTTCAATCGCTCCAAACTGCGCTATGCGCGGATGCGCTGGGGCCGGTTGGTGGCATGGCCTCTGCGGGTCTTTTTGCTGGCGACGTACATCATCCAGCTTATGATCGAGGCCGGGAAGTGGCTCGTCGGCCATAAACGTGTACTTCGGCGGCAGCGGATCGCACAGTACAGCAGTATTCTACGGTCAGGGTTGTAG
- the fsa gene encoding fructose-6-phosphate aldolase, with amino-acid sequence MKIFLDTADVEAIRWGVSLGVVDGVTTNPSLAAKAGRGFKETVLEIAEICPGPVSAETVGLNAEQIVKEGRILAQWAPNIIVKVPLMAEGLKAVRQLTQEGIKTNVTLVFSPAQALLAAKAGATFASPFLGRYDDIGQEGMQLVREIVQIYRNYGFKTEVLAASIRSPLHVVEAAKAGADIGTMPPKVLEQMIQHPLTDKGLASFLKDWETVPDAKTVFEDLEGRR; translated from the coding sequence ATGAAGATTTTTCTTGATACAGCCGATGTCGAGGCGATCCGCTGGGGCGTATCGCTTGGCGTCGTGGATGGCGTGACGACGAATCCGTCGCTGGCGGCAAAGGCCGGGCGCGGCTTCAAAGAGACGGTGCTGGAGATCGCCGAGATCTGCCCCGGCCCGGTCAGCGCCGAGACGGTCGGGCTGAATGCCGAGCAGATCGTCAAGGAGGGGCGCATCCTGGCGCAGTGGGCACCGAACATCATCGTCAAGGTGCCGCTGATGGCCGAGGGACTGAAAGCGGTGCGGCAGCTGACCCAGGAGGGCATCAAGACGAACGTCACGCTGGTCTTCTCTCCGGCCCAGGCGCTACTGGCGGCTAAAGCGGGCGCGACCTTCGCCAGCCCGTTCCTGGGCCGCTACGACGACATCGGCCAGGAGGGCATGCAACTGGTTCGCGAGATCGTCCAGATCTACCGCAACTACGGCTTCAAAACCGAGGTGCTGGCCGCGTCGATCCGCAGCCCGCTGCATGTGGTAGAGGCGGCCAAAGCGGGCGCGGACATCGGCACGATGCCGCCCAAGGTGCTGGAGCAGATGATCCAGCATCCGCTGACCGACAAGGGCCTCGCGAGCTTCCTCAAAGACTGGGAGACTGTGCCGGATGCCAAGACCGTCTTCGAGGATCTGGAGGGACGGCGCTAG